One Candidatus Anstonellales archaeon DNA window includes the following coding sequences:
- a CDS encoding DUF350 domain-containing protein: protein MADLLVGLLFGFIKFVSSIVLAIASVYIGIKAFDRLTERVEEIEELKKGNTAVGILIASIILSIATVVSSGVAGFTEGISPNYDISLILLLSFINLVKLVFALLVAIVTIYFAFNFLDYITKDISEIEELKENNVAMAVFIGSVILSVSFVVNAGMSTLITTESLNSCSIAISFAEAGLPVDATGCYLTLGAKIPVARG, encoded by the coding sequence ATGGCTGACCTCCTTGTTGGCTTGCTCTTTGGATTTATAAAATTTGTTTCAAGCATAGTTCTTGCAATAGCATCTGTTTATATCGGAATAAAAGCGTTTGACCGCCTTACTGAAAGAGTAGAAGAAATAGAAGAACTAAAAAAAGGAAATACTGCCGTCGGCATTTTAATAGCCTCCATAATACTATCAATAGCTACTGTCGTATCATCAGGAGTTGCTGGATTTACAGAAGGCATATCTCCCAACTATGACATTAGCTTAATACTGCTTCTTTCTTTCATAAATCTAGTTAAACTTGTGTTTGCACTTCTTGTAGCAATCGTGACTATATACTTTGCCTTTAATTTTCTTGACTACATCACAAAAGATATCTCAGAAATAGAAGAGCTAAAAGAAAACAACGTAGCTATGGCAGTGTTTATAGGCAGTGTCATTTTATCCGTCTCATTTGTTGTAAACGCTGGGATGTCAACTCTCATTACAACAGAATCGCTGAACTCTTGCTCCATTGCGATATCCTTTGCAGAGGCCGGACTTCCCGTAGATGCAACCGGATGCTACCTTACTCTTGGTGCCAAAATTCCTGTAGCAAGAGGTTAG
- the rnhB gene encoding ribonuclease HII, which yields MIGGIDEAGRGCVLGPMVICLTVIDPLNEFKLKEIGVRDSKKLSPRRREALFYVVRKLCKTSWVIISASELNRLMENYNLNEIEAQKVAYLLQKASILPPVVYIDAPDNPPANFARRIKKYLKKQINLFCENKAEEAHPIVGAASIVAKVVRDREIENIKEQTHLDFGSGYTSDPITINFLSKNIKNPAIIPYIRTKWKTVSDISQKKLFDF from the coding sequence ATGATAGGTGGCATCGACGAGGCTGGAAGAGGATGCGTTTTAGGCCCTATGGTTATCTGTTTGACTGTAATAGATCCTCTCAATGAGTTCAAACTAAAAGAAATCGGGGTTCGAGACTCAAAAAAACTCTCGCCAAGACGAAGAGAGGCGCTGTTTTATGTCGTCAGGAAACTTTGCAAGACTTCATGGGTCATAATCTCTGCATCTGAACTAAACAGGCTAATGGAGAACTACAACTTAAATGAGATAGAAGCTCAGAAAGTTGCCTACCTTTTGCAGAAGGCATCAATTCTTCCACCCGTAGTTTATATAGACGCGCCGGACAACCCTCCAGCAAATTTTGCAAGAAGAATCAAAAAATACTTAAAAAAGCAGATCAACCTGTTTTGCGAAAACAAGGCAGAGGAGGCCCACCCAATAGTGGGTGCAGCCTCGATAGTTGCAAAGGTGGTCAGAGATAGAGAAATAGAGAATATAAAAGAGCAAACACATTTGGACTTTGGTTCAGGATATACCTCTGACCCAATCACAATCAATTTCCTTTCCAAAAACATAAAAAATCCAGCCATTATTCCATATATAAGAACAAAATGGAAAACGGTTTCTGATATCTCACAAAAAAAGCTTTTTGATTTCTGA
- a CDS encoding isopentenyl phosphate kinase, translated as MIIIKIGGSAISDKTKVAKPRLDRIRNIARVIAEAARKIPSKLIVVHGGGSFGHPYVIRYGIDSGVHTRTQWKGFSKTRESVLSLSFLLSKEFEKNGMKMAVISPFYFIIQKNKKILRFDKSTIALAHKRGFTPLLHGDMVFDLKLGGSVCSGDAIVSYLGKDAEKIIFIIDVDGVLDNEGKTIRRIVSADLKKVKGFFWDAGGYDVTGGIRKKLEEIMKIGKPAYIVGADNLKGIENLILGREEKKCTIIEARNR; from the coding sequence TTGATAATAATAAAGATTGGGGGAAGTGCTATTAGTGACAAAACAAAAGTGGCAAAACCAAGATTAGATAGGATTAGGAATATTGCAAGGGTCATTGCAGAAGCTGCCAGAAAGATACCAAGCAAGCTGATAGTGGTTCATGGAGGAGGATCGTTTGGTCATCCATATGTCATAAGATATGGGATAGACAGCGGAGTTCATACAAGAACGCAGTGGAAAGGTTTCTCTAAAACAAGGGAAAGCGTGCTTTCACTCTCATTTCTTCTTTCAAAGGAGTTTGAGAAGAATGGAATGAAGATGGCGGTGATTTCGCCGTTTTATTTTATTATTCAGAAAAACAAGAAAATTTTGAGGTTTGATAAAAGCACTATTGCTCTTGCGCATAAGAGAGGTTTTACGCCTCTTCTTCATGGGGACATGGTTTTTGATTTGAAATTGGGAGGGAGTGTTTGTTCCGGTGATGCAATAGTCTCGTATCTTGGAAAGGACGCAGAGAAGATAATTTTTATAATAGACGTGGATGGAGTGCTAGATAATGAAGGAAAAACAATAAGGAGAATAGTGTCAGCAGACTTAAAAAAAGTAAAGGGTTTTTTTTGGGATGCAGGAGGTTACGATGTAACTGGTGGGATAAGAAAAAAATTAGAGGAGATTATGAAAATAGGTAAGCCTGCTTATATTGTAGGAGCAGATAATTTAAAGGGGATAGAAAACTTGATATTGGGGAGAGAGGAGAAAAAATGCACAATAATAGAAGCTAGAAATCGCTAG
- a CDS encoding PRC-barrel domain-containing protein, translating into MAKFIIAKQLAGKRIITNDGEDLGRLVDITISETSGKLESILFEPNLDNMTARKMKREGGLASIPYEAVLAASDHMIVDKKSIGY; encoded by the coding sequence ATGGCAAAGTTTATTATTGCAAAGCAGTTAGCAGGGAAGAGAATAATAACAAACGACGGAGAGGATCTTGGAAGGCTCGTTGATATAACTATCAGCGAGACGTCTGGCAAGCTTGAGTCCATACTATTTGAACCAAATCTCGATAATATGACAGCTCGCAAGATGAAGCGAGAGGGAGGTCTTGCTTCCATTCCATACGAAGCAGTCTTAGCCGCCTCTGACCATATGATAGTCGACAAAAAAAGCATAGGCTATTAA